In Ignavibacteriota bacterium, a genomic segment contains:
- the rseP gene encoding RIP metalloprotease RseP gives MEFFSQTFYFILIISVLVLVHELGHFSAAKLFRMRVDRFSIGLGPRAFGKKIGETDYCISWIPFGGFVKIVGMIDESFDNETMRSEPQPWEFRSKPLYQRFIVITAGVFMNVVLAVMIFWGLNLARGRDVHPVTTIGYVQPGSLAERSGLRDGDRILSVNGEQARYWENVENAIVLESGAEGARITVDRGGEQSVITVPGTAIEALGDKRFGIYAPGSRPRINAVEDGLPASKSGIQPGDALLSINNQTVRTSEDVIAILGAFPGKPVSATWLRKSDTLRGSVTPNEKGKIGIALFSAIEGPKEELRYGVFEAFTASVKGFWTITSMTVTNIWDIIIGKASFRQSIGGPVKIARMAAQQAEVGIASFLSLVAILSISLAVINIFPFPALDGGYVIFLMYELIFRREIPQKVQYYLLYAGWLLLIGLMVFVLYNDIFH, from the coding sequence TTTCTCCGCCGCGAAGCTCTTCCGCATGCGTGTCGACCGATTCTCGATCGGACTCGGACCACGCGCGTTCGGGAAAAAAATCGGCGAGACGGATTATTGCATCAGTTGGATTCCGTTCGGCGGCTTTGTCAAAATCGTCGGCATGATCGACGAGAGTTTCGACAATGAAACCATGCGGTCGGAACCGCAGCCGTGGGAATTCCGCTCCAAACCGCTGTACCAGCGTTTTATCGTGATCACCGCGGGCGTGTTCATGAACGTCGTTCTCGCCGTGATGATTTTCTGGGGATTGAATCTCGCGCGCGGTCGCGACGTGCATCCCGTCACCACCATCGGATATGTGCAGCCGGGTTCACTGGCCGAACGATCCGGGCTGCGCGACGGCGACCGCATCCTGTCGGTGAACGGCGAGCAGGCCCGCTACTGGGAAAATGTGGAAAATGCCATCGTGCTCGAGAGCGGCGCCGAAGGGGCGCGCATCACCGTCGATCGCGGCGGCGAACAGAGCGTGATCACGGTTCCGGGAACCGCCATCGAGGCACTCGGCGACAAACGATTCGGCATCTACGCTCCAGGGAGCAGGCCGCGCATCAACGCGGTCGAGGACGGGCTGCCCGCGTCGAAGTCGGGCATACAGCCCGGCGACGCCCTGCTGAGCATCAACAACCAGACTGTGCGCACATCCGAGGATGTGATCGCGATACTGGGCGCCTTCCCCGGCAAACCTGTCTCGGCAACCTGGCTGCGCAAGAGCGACACGCTGCGCGGATCGGTGACACCGAATGAGAAGGGCAAGATCGGCATCGCGCTGTTCAGCGCGATCGAGGGCCCGAAGGAAGAGCTGCGCTACGGCGTCTTCGAGGCGTTTACCGCAAGTGTGAAGGGATTCTGGACCATCACCTCGATGACGGTCACAAACATCTGGGACATCATCATCGGGAAGGCCAGCTTCCGCCAGTCGATAGGCGGTCCGGTGAAAATTGCGCGCATGGCCGCACAGCAGGCCGAGGTCGGTATCGCGAGTTTCCTGTCGCTGGTCGCCATACTGAGCATCAGTCTGGCGGTGATCAACATCTTCCCCTTCCCCGCCCTCGACGGCGGATATGTGATCTTCCTCATGTACGAGCTGATCTTCCGCAGGGAGATCCCGCAGAAAGTGCAGTACTATCTGCTGTACGCCGGATGGCTTCTGCTGATCGGGCTCATGGTGTTTGTCCTCTACAACGACATCTTCCATTAA